The following proteins come from a genomic window of Megalops cyprinoides isolate fMegCyp1 chromosome 6, fMegCyp1.pri, whole genome shotgun sequence:
- the LOC118778786 gene encoding olfactory receptor class A-like protein 4, translating into MEEDAGMQDVGMGLRVQVSPTQTAFYIILVLLGILGNATVIGVVGESVIREGASGRSSDIILVNMSVSNLLVSIMRNSLLVLSDLGLELYSSEQWCRLLMCVWVWLRSVNVWSTFFLSAFHLQTLRRVAPTIGHLYGPRRLPKPLMLGLSLIWGLNLLYSVPAFIYSTSGDRNSTETLMLISSTTRPLLGCVWNFPSPYGGLAYATTSMVIHETIPIILMSITNLGSLYTLYAHGRARTTSHLTQNAPVIRRVPAERRAAKVILALIMLFIVSWGTSIISVNYFNYNRGSSAEFLLVVARFSNTTFIALSPGVLAIGHRRLRAVIKSILTN; encoded by the exons ATGGAAGAAGATGCAGGAATGCAAGACGTTGGGATGGGCCTGCGTGTGCAGGTGTCCCCCACGCAGACGGCGTTCTACATCATCCTGGTCCTGCTCGGCATCCTGGGAAATGCCACGGTGATCGGCGTGGTCGGGGAAAGTGTGATCCGCGAGGGTGCGAGCGGAAGGAGTTCTGACATCATTCTTGTGAACATGTCGGTGTCAAATTTGTTGGTGTCCATAATGAGGAACTCGCTGCTGGTGCTGTCTGACCTGGGACTGGAG ttaTACTCGTCCGAACAGTGGTGCCGGTTGTTgatgtgcgtgtgggtgtggcttCGCTCCGTCAACGTTTGGTCGACTTTTTTCCTCAGCGCTTTCCACCTTCAGACCCTACGCCGCGTAGCTCCTACTATCGGACACCTGTACGGCCCGCGGAGGCTTCCTAAGCCCCTGATGCTGGGGCTAAGTCTGATTTGGGGTCTCAACCTGTTGTATTCGGTCCCTGCTTTTATCTACTCCACCAGCGGTGATCGGAACTCCACTGAG ACGTTGATGTTGATCAGCAGTACAACacgccccctgctgggctgtgtgtggaaTTTCCCTTCACCGTATGGCGGGCTGGCCTACGCCACAACTTCCATGGTGATCCACGAGACCATCCCCATCATCCTAATGTCCATCACCAACCTGGGTTCTCTCTATACACTCTATGCTCACGGACGAGCGCGAACCACCTCCCACCTGACGCAGAACGCCCCCGTGATTCGCAGAGTCCCAGCCGAGAGGCGGGCCGCCAAG GTGATTCTGGCCCTCATCATGTTGTTCATTGTGTCCTGGGGAACCAGCATCATCTCAGTGAACTACTTCAACTACAACCGTGGCTCCTCAGCTGAATTTCTCCTGGTTGTGGCACGCTTCTCAAACACCACCTTCATCGCTCTCTCACCCGGCGTGCTGGCCATTGGGCACCGACGCCTCCGAGCTGTAATTAAGTCTATACTCACAAACTGA
- the LOC118778785 gene encoding cyclin-L1-like translates to MAPGELRIPGEAEEGILIGDKRYSGVILTLDNCLLPPERLERSPSAEQGLPPDTEEQLRQQGCELIQAAGILLRLPQVAMATGQILFQRFFYCKSFIRHCVETVTMACVHLASKIEEEPRRIRDVLNVFHRLKHGQESKTFTPLPLDANYINMKSQVIKAERRVLKELGFCVHVKHPHKIIVMYLQVLECEKNTKLVQMAWNYMNDSLRTDVFLRFSAETVACACIYLSARSLQIPLPDQPPWFLLFGATEEDLREICRRILRLYTLPKVSLSSLQQFVAECRQALDTARGKMGLGVGLIPVNGTPTLDPPTSFSPTSKAGSPTGVQVNRELPISQVALKQACRKLTNGDGKTRLSRSDERREPRPESPPQSPKRRRSRSVSSPARSLSPVHRRKQPADRDRGDRERERDRERERRKERDRERERERERERARKDRYAAHRR, encoded by the exons ATGGCTCCTGGAGAACTAAGGATTCCCGGCGAAGCCGAAGAGGGTATCCTGATCGGGGATAAACGGTATTCCGGAGTGATTCTCACGCTGGATAACTGTCTCCTGCCTCCGGAGCGGCTGGAGCGAAGTCCCTCGGCGGAGCAGGGACTTCCGCCAGACACGGAGGAGCAGCTGCGGCAGCAGGGCTGCGAGCTGATACAGGCCGCGGGGATACTGCTGAGACTGCCACAG GTTGCCATGGCGACCGGGCAGATTCTCTTCCAGAGGTTTTTCTACTGCAAGTCCTTCATCAGACACTGCGTGGAG ACGGTGACGATGGCCTGTGTCCATCTGGCCTCCAAAATAGAGGAGGAGCCACGGAGGATCCGGGACGTCCTCAATGTGTTCCACCGCCTGAAGCACGGCCAGGAGAGCAA GACGTTTACGCCCCTCCCCCTGGACGCCAACTACATCAACATGAAGAGTCAGGTGATCAAGGCGGAGAGGAGGGTGCTGAAGGAGCTGGGCTTCTGCGTGCACGTCAAACACCCGCACAAG ATCATCGTGATGTACCTCCAAGTGCTGGAGTGTGAGAAGAATACTAAGCTGGTGCAGATGGCATG gaACTACATGAACGACAGTCTCCGAACAGATGTTTTCCTTAGGTTTAGTGCCGAGACGGTGGCCTGTGCCTGTATCTACTTGTCTGCCCGATCCCTGCAG ATCCCGCTGCCCGACCAGCCCCCCTGGTTCCTGCTGTTCGGGGCCACGGAGGAGGACCTGAGGGAGATCTGCCGGCGTATCCTGCGGCTCTACACCCTGCCCAAGGTGTCCCTCTCCAGCCTGCAGCAGTTTGTGGCTGAGTGCCGGCAGGCGCTGGACACCGCCCGCGGGAAGatggggctgggggtggggctcATACCTGTAAACGGCACCCCCACCCTGGATCCACCAACCAGCTTCTCCCCTACGTCCAAGGCTG GGTCTCCCACAGGTGTCCAGGTCAACCGGGAGTTGCCCATCTCCCAGGTGGCCCTGAAACAAGCCTGCCGAAAGCTCACCAATGGGGATGG gaaAACCAGGCTGAGTCGCAGCGATGAAAGAAGGGAGCCTCGCCCCGAATCGCCACCTCAAAGTCCCAAGCGCAG ACGCAGCCGGAGTGTCTCCTCTCCcgcccgctccctctcccccgtCCACCGCAGAAAGCAGCCGGCGGACCGCGACCGAGGAGaccgggagagggagagggacagagagagggagcgacGAAAGGAGAGGGACcgagaaagagagcgagagcggGAGCGGGAAAGAGCAAGGAAAGACAGATACGCGGCGCACAGGAGATGA
- the LOC118778784 gene encoding von Willebrand factor A domain-containing protein 1-like isoform X2: MERWIALTFMLVGVLPRPTDTQNTIPETVLNCCEGDVLFLLDSSGSVSSFEFHRMLRFLSELLRPFSLGPGQVRVGLLQVGTEPRLEFGFGAHSTQRSLQGALQATVQLQGDTNTAAALRLAQEQVLVPGGPGGARAGLPRVLVWLTDGVQPGAVEGPMADLREEGVAVLAVSTGHANYQVLRRVVTPPSDSHLYFVDIEDISLITKDLRDAIIELIRAERLQVRDVTSNSAVLQWRPVLSGGTGYYDIRYGPHATGGGGGGGGGGHGTSTSTSGGHFGRITRPGDATSAVLRSLQQDTTYTATLTPESNVDFLKPLSVTFRTLPEVLSPTVVTVSESRTNSVRVSWGPLQPNSVQRYQVEYSPLPRGEVQIVTADPYKNSTLLTQLRPDTQYLVTVSALHSSGQERAMSVKVCTQEELPALKDLELTTVGSDSVQVRWRGGGAESLRGYWVSWEGGGGSSGHTSSLYLPPSSLSTLLTHLAPGSRVCVSPVYRTARGEGLCCTAHTYAAEPWGHGLYSYA; this comes from the exons ATGGAGCGCTGGATTGCACTCACCTTTATGCTGGTCGGTGTGTTGCCGAGGCCGACCGATACTCAAAACACCATACCTGAAACAG tGTTGAACTGCTGCGAAGGGGACGTCCTGTTCCTCCTGGACTCGTCGGGCAGCGTCTCGTCCTTCGAGTTCCACCGCATGCTCAGGTTCCTGTCCGAGCTGCTGCGGCCCTTCTCCCTGGGGCCCGGCCAGGTGAGGGTGGGGCTGCTGCAGGTGGGAACGGAGCCGCGCCTGGAGTTCGGGTTCGGGGCCCACAGCACTCAGAGgagcctgcagggggcgctgcaggcGACCGTGCAGCTGCAGGGGGACACCAACACCGCGGCCGCTCTGAGGCTGGCCCAGGAGCAGGTGCTGGTGCCGGGCGGGCCCGGCGGCGCCAGGGCGGGGCTCCCCAGGGTGCTCGTGTGGCTGACCGACGGGGTGCAGCCCGGCGCAGTGGAGGGGCCCATGGCTGACCTCCGGGAAGAGGGCGTGGCCGTCCTGGCGGTCTCCACGGGGCACGCAAACTATCAGGTGCTCCGGCGGGTGGTGACCCCACCCTCTGACTCTCACCTGTACTTTGTGGACATCGAAGACATTAGCCTCATCACCAAGGATCTGAGGGATGCTATCATCG AGCTGATCCGGGCGGAGCGGCTGCAGGTGCGAGACGTGACCTCCAACAGCGCGGTCCTCCAGTGGCGGCCCGTCCTGAGCGGGGGCACGGGCTACTACGATATTCGGTACGGCCCGCATGCGacgggagggggaggaggagggggaggaggagggcacggcaccagcaccagcaccagcggCGGTCACTTCGGCCGGATCACCCGCCCGGGCGACGCCACCTCGGCCGTCCTGAGGAGCCTGCAGCAGGACACCACGTACACGGCCACGCTCACGCCAGAGTCCAACGTGGACTTCCTGAAGCCGCTGTCCGTCACCTTCAGGACTCTGCCcg AGGTGCTGAGCCCCACGGTAGTCACGGTATCAGAGTCGAGGACTAACAGCGTGAGAGTCAGCTGGGGGCCCCTGCAGCCGAATTCGGTGCAGAGGTACCAGGTCGAGTACAGCCCTCTGCCGAGGGGGGAGGTTCAGATCGTCACGGCGGATCCGTACAAGAACTCCACGCTCCTCACCCAACTGCGGCCCGACACGCAGTACCTGGTCACCGTCAGCGCACTGCACTCCTCTGGCCAGGAGAGGGCGATGTCCGTCAAGGTGTGCACTCAAGAAG AGCTCCCCGCCCTGAAGGATCTGGAGCTGACGACAGTCGGAAGCGACTCCGTCCAGGTCCGTTGGAGGGGTGGCGGTGCGGAGAGTTTACGGGGTTACTGGGTGAGCTGGGAGGGGGGCGGTGGCTCCTCAGGCCACACCTCCTCCCTCTACCTGCCCCCCAGCTCCCTCTCCACGCTGCTCACCCACCTGGCCCCCGGCAGCCGCGTCTGCGTGTCGCCCGTATACAGAACAGCGCGCGGGGAAGGACTCTGCTGCACCGCGCACACTTACGCAG CCGAACCCTGGGGCCATGGATTATACAGCTATGCTTGA
- the LOC118778784 gene encoding von Willebrand factor A domain-containing protein 1-like isoform X1, translated as MERWIALTFMLVGVLPRPTDTQNTIPETVLNCCEGDVLFLLDSSGSVSSFEFHRMLRFLSELLRPFSLGPGQVRVGLLQVGTEPRLEFGFGAHSTQRSLQGALQATVQLQGDTNTAAALRLAQEQVLVPGGPGGARAGLPRVLVWLTDGVQPGAVEGPMADLREEGVAVLAVSTGHANYQVLRRVVTPPSDSHLYFVDIEDISLITKDLRDAIIELIRAERLQVRDVTSNSAVLQWRPVLSGGTGYYDIRYGPHATGGGGGGGGGGHGTSTSTSGGHFGRITRPGDATSAVLRSLQQDTTYTATLTPESNVDFLKPLSVTFRTLPEVLSPTVVTVSESRTNSVRVSWGPLQPNSVQRYQVEYSPLPRGEVQIVTADPYKNSTLLTQLRPDTQYLVTVSALHSSGQERAMSVKVCTQEELPALKDLELTTVGSDSVQVRWRGGGAESLRGYWVSWEGGGGSSGHTSSLYLPPSSLSTLLTHLAPGSRVCVSPVYRTARGEGLCCTAHTYAAAEPWGHGLYSYA; from the exons ATGGAGCGCTGGATTGCACTCACCTTTATGCTGGTCGGTGTGTTGCCGAGGCCGACCGATACTCAAAACACCATACCTGAAACAG tGTTGAACTGCTGCGAAGGGGACGTCCTGTTCCTCCTGGACTCGTCGGGCAGCGTCTCGTCCTTCGAGTTCCACCGCATGCTCAGGTTCCTGTCCGAGCTGCTGCGGCCCTTCTCCCTGGGGCCCGGCCAGGTGAGGGTGGGGCTGCTGCAGGTGGGAACGGAGCCGCGCCTGGAGTTCGGGTTCGGGGCCCACAGCACTCAGAGgagcctgcagggggcgctgcaggcGACCGTGCAGCTGCAGGGGGACACCAACACCGCGGCCGCTCTGAGGCTGGCCCAGGAGCAGGTGCTGGTGCCGGGCGGGCCCGGCGGCGCCAGGGCGGGGCTCCCCAGGGTGCTCGTGTGGCTGACCGACGGGGTGCAGCCCGGCGCAGTGGAGGGGCCCATGGCTGACCTCCGGGAAGAGGGCGTGGCCGTCCTGGCGGTCTCCACGGGGCACGCAAACTATCAGGTGCTCCGGCGGGTGGTGACCCCACCCTCTGACTCTCACCTGTACTTTGTGGACATCGAAGACATTAGCCTCATCACCAAGGATCTGAGGGATGCTATCATCG AGCTGATCCGGGCGGAGCGGCTGCAGGTGCGAGACGTGACCTCCAACAGCGCGGTCCTCCAGTGGCGGCCCGTCCTGAGCGGGGGCACGGGCTACTACGATATTCGGTACGGCCCGCATGCGacgggagggggaggaggagggggaggaggagggcacggcaccagcaccagcaccagcggCGGTCACTTCGGCCGGATCACCCGCCCGGGCGACGCCACCTCGGCCGTCCTGAGGAGCCTGCAGCAGGACACCACGTACACGGCCACGCTCACGCCAGAGTCCAACGTGGACTTCCTGAAGCCGCTGTCCGTCACCTTCAGGACTCTGCCcg AGGTGCTGAGCCCCACGGTAGTCACGGTATCAGAGTCGAGGACTAACAGCGTGAGAGTCAGCTGGGGGCCCCTGCAGCCGAATTCGGTGCAGAGGTACCAGGTCGAGTACAGCCCTCTGCCGAGGGGGGAGGTTCAGATCGTCACGGCGGATCCGTACAAGAACTCCACGCTCCTCACCCAACTGCGGCCCGACACGCAGTACCTGGTCACCGTCAGCGCACTGCACTCCTCTGGCCAGGAGAGGGCGATGTCCGTCAAGGTGTGCACTCAAGAAG AGCTCCCCGCCCTGAAGGATCTGGAGCTGACGACAGTCGGAAGCGACTCCGTCCAGGTCCGTTGGAGGGGTGGCGGTGCGGAGAGTTTACGGGGTTACTGGGTGAGCTGGGAGGGGGGCGGTGGCTCCTCAGGCCACACCTCCTCCCTCTACCTGCCCCCCAGCTCCCTCTCCACGCTGCTCACCCACCTGGCCCCCGGCAGCCGCGTCTGCGTGTCGCCCGTATACAGAACAGCGCGCGGGGAAGGACTCTGCTGCACCGCGCACACTTACGCAG CAGCCGAACCCTGGGGCCATGGATTATACAGCTATGCTTGA